A segment of the Anaerolineae bacterium genome:
CCCCTGGCGGTTAATTATCAAGAAGAAGCCATTGAAATTCTGAACATGCAGGGAGTAAGCTTGCTTTCCTTGCGCCATCGTCGCGGCGGCACAATTGAAGCGTACTCTGTTTCCCGGGGTGAGAGCCTCTTTGCCCAATGGGAGTTTGTGCGCAGCGTATTAGCCGGGCGCGCAGACCGGCAGCGCGATAAATATGCCGGTTTGGCCCGCCCGCCTTGGGGCGACTATTTTTACGTGGCCGGGCCGATCTTGGCCGAGGACGGACGGCAGGTAGGCGTGGTTTTGGTGGGTAAATCGTTGCCAACCCTGATTGATCAGATGCGGCAGAGTACCCTGGCCCACACCACCATTTATGATCTCAATGGGCACCCCCTGGCCTCAACCCTGCTGGCCAGCAGAGAAGACCTTCAGCCTTTGAGCGTGGAAACTGTGTCGGAGATTTTGCAGCGCCAAGATGAAGCCAGCTTGATCCGCCCTTTAACGGCGGGCAGTATCAACTATAGTGAAATTTTGGGGCCGTGGGAAGCGCGGGAATCGGTTGAGCCGGCCACGGGCGCCCGCAGCCATAATGATCAGGGCGTAATTGGCGCCGCTCTGCCCGAAACCTTTTTGGTTCGGCCCAGCCAGATTACCCGCCTCCAGATTTACCTATTGACCACGGCCGCTTTGTTTATGGTCATTACCCTGGGCCTGGTGCTGGCCAACCGCATCACCCGGCCCTTGCTGCGAGTGGTTGACGCCTCGGCCAGGGTGGCCGAGGGTGATTTGGAGGTGCAGGTAAACCCTGCCGGCAACGATGAAGTGGCAGTGCTGGCCTACTCCTTTAACCAGATGGTTTCCGGCCTGCGGGAGGGTTCGCTGTATCGTGACTTATTAGGCCGGACTGTTTCGCCGGAGGTGCGCGAACAACTACGCCAGGGCTTTGCCTCCGGCGACGTGCGGCTGGAAGGGCAGGAGGCAATGGCCACGGTTCTGGTAAGCAACATTCGCGGTTTTACCACCCTGGCCGAAACCAAAAACCCCACCACCGTGATGACCTGGTTGAATGAATATTTTGACGAGTTGGTGCCTATTGTCGTGGCTCATGGCGGGGTGATTAGCAAGTTTGAAGGAGACGCCATCCTGGTTTTCTTTGGCATCTTGCCGCGCCTGCTCCCTGCCCAGGAAAGCGCCTACCAGGGCTGCCGGGCGGCCCTGGCCATGCTGGAGGCCATTGAAAAACTCAATGCGCGCCGGGTGGCACGCGGCGAATCTGCCTTTAGCGTGGGCATTAGCCTCAATACCGGACCGGTCACTGCCGGCGCCCTGGGCAGCACCGACCGGATTCACTACACCATTATTGGCGATACGGTCAATACCACCACCCGCCTGGAAAGTATCACCCAACAACTGGGCCAAAAAAGCAGCGCCGTTATCAGCCAGCATACCTTGTTTGCCTTGCAGGATTGGCGACACGAATTCCAACTGGAATCGCTGGGCGCGCACACCATTAGGGGCAAAGTGGAACAATTATTGGTTTACCATCTCCAGGCAGGGCGAAAGGAGATGGTCGAATGAATATGCCGGCACGGGGCATGGAACGCCAAAGAAACCGCCGCTGGGCCGGCTTGCTGGTATTGCTCTTGTTGGTAGGGATGCTGTGCCTGGCCGGAACTTTATTTTTTGAAAGGCTCACCGGGGCCGGGCAGGCCCGCTTTGTTCCGGTGCAGCTCCATTCGGCGCTGGCAGCCAATTACCGGATAGATTTTGCGCCGCCCCGCCTGCCCCCAGTGCGGCCGGAAATTATTTGGGATGCTATTTTAGATAATGAAGGGATTGCGATTTCAGCCGCCCGGAAGGCCGGTCTCCTGGACGTATTCCAACTGCCGGTGCCCTTTGTCGCCTCGCCGGTTTGTCAGGGCCGCCACGTCATAGAGGCCGGCCGGGATACCTGGCTTGATTCGGCCAGCCCCGCCACTGTGTATGGCCGGGATACCGTTCTCCAACTTGGTCGCCAGGGAAACCAGCTCAAACGCATCCTGCTGTACTTTCCGCTTGATGAGAGCCTCCGGGGCGCGTCCATTTACCGGGCCTCTTTAGAA
Coding sequences within it:
- a CDS encoding HAMP domain-containing protein, translated to MSRQVLIVQPDLKSIQSLSNFFRAQGDQVWHATATAEAYGVLEQTRPGLVVVDLHVLNDGWQDVLHQTRQKSPATQILFTTHYPDPPQELRAQKQYPPCAFLQQPFTRANIEQALQTLAENSRAASKENTDRAALPKVRVPVRMKITLPYIILALMLAMGVAYVVNRVVLDTIEERFTNQLIEAGKLTNDWMVQEENRLLETLRLLAYMQGVPEAVTAADAERLHEVTLPLAVNYQEEAIEILNMQGVSLLSLRHRRGGTIEAYSVSRGESLFAQWEFVRSVLAGRADRQRDKYAGLARPPWGDYFYVAGPILAEDGRQVGVVLVGKSLPTLIDQMRQSTLAHTTIYDLNGHPLASTLLASREDLQPLSVETVSEILQRQDEASLIRPLTAGSINYSEILGPWEARESVEPATGARSHNDQGVIGAALPETFLVRPSQITRLQIYLLTTAALFMVITLGLVLANRITRPLLRVVDASARVAEGDLEVQVNPAGNDEVAVLAYSFNQMVSGLREGSLYRDLLGRTVSPEVREQLRQGFASGDVRLEGQEAMATVLVSNIRGFTTLAETKNPTTVMTWLNEYFDELVPIVVAHGGVISKFEGDAILVFFGILPRLLPAQESAYQGCRAALAMLEAIEKLNARRVARGESAFSVGISLNTGPVTAGALGSTDRIHYTIIGDTVNTTTRLESITQQLGQKSSAVISQHTLFALQDWRHEFQLESLGAHTIRGKVEQLLVYHLQAGRKEMVE
- a CDS encoding DNRLRE domain-containing protein — protein: MNMPARGMERQRNRRWAGLLVLLLLVGMLCLAGTLFFERLTGAGQARFVPVQLHSALAANYRIDFAPPRLPPVRPEIIWDAILDNEGIAISAARKAGLLDVFQLPVPFVASPVCQGRHVIEAGRDTWLDSASPATVYGRDTVLQLGRQGNQLKRILLYFPLDESLRGASIYRASLELRVAGGPGIDTPELRLANLAAPFNETATNWSNQPDPFLNYRSLPLVIAESHTWDVTDMAQAWLLDRYPNHGLMLEPQSAKDFTIFYYSREAGQQTGGGPNPANGVSPRLIIDCSGPTPEPEAVVAAP